One genomic window of Arachis stenosperma cultivar V10309 chromosome 10, arast.V10309.gnm1.PFL2, whole genome shotgun sequence includes the following:
- the LOC130956767 gene encoding protein MIZU-KUSSEI 1-like yields the protein MAFSIGATTTSSRSINNGVTTVDCHKQVRSWRLLRYLVALLIPTCNCIEQKQESFEHKKIMRGAASTTSTITGTIFGYRKGKVSFCIQSNSNSSEPILLLELAVPTTILAKEMRGGTLRIVLESSCSYNKNLFSTPLWTMYCNGRKVGYAVNRRPLNSDLEALKLMRSVSVGTGVINNEQDNELMYLRASFQRVRGTSNSESFHLIDPEGCIGQELSIFFFRSPR from the coding sequence ATGGCCTTCTCAATAGGTGCTACTACTACGAGTAGCAGAAGCATCAACAATGGCGTGACCACAGTGGATTGCCACAAACAAGTTCGATCATGGAGGCTCCTACGTTACCTGGTGGCACTCCTTATCCCAACATGTAACTGCATTGAACAAAAACAAGAAAGCTTTGAGCACAAGAAAATCATGAGAGGCGCCGCCTCAACTACCAGCACCATCACAGGCACAATTTTCGGTTACCGGAAGGGGAAGGTAAGTTTCTGCATCCAATCGAACTCGAACTCATCGGAACCGATTCTCCTTCTTGAATTGGCGGTTCCAACGACGATCTTGGCCAAGGAAATGCGAGGAGGAACACTGAGAATAGTTCTTGAGAGTAGTTGCAGTTATAACAAGAATCTGTTTTCGACGCCGCTTTGGACCATGTATTGCAACGGAAGGAAAGTTGGTTACGCCGTTAATCGAAGACCGTTGAATTCTGATCTGGAAGCGTTAAAGTTGATGCGTTCTGTTTCAGTTGGAACTGGCGTTATAAATAATGAACAAGATAATGAGCTTATGTATCTAAGAGCATCGTTTCAAAGGGTTCGTGGAACTTCAAATTCTGAATCTTTTCATTTGATTGATCCAGAAGGGTGCATTGGACAGGAGCtaagtattttcttttttcgcTCACCCAGATGA